The segment GAAGTAGTTGCGTCAGACATCCTGGCAGCCACCCAACCGCACCAGACAGGTTAACCTGGAGGTTAACAAGGAAAGGCATTATGCCATTACGAAGAACTGCTCTTTGCAGCTTACTGGCACTGAGTCTGATACCCGCTGCCGCCCAGGCGGCCGAGGAAATCAGCTACAGCTTTTTAGAAATTGACTACATCGCCCAGGACATCGATGGAAACGGTGAAGGCAATGTTTTCGACAACTTTGTCGAAGACTTTGAGGACGGAGATGGATACGGATTCAAGGGCTCCATCAGCCTGGGAAGCAATTTTTTTATTTTCGGCAATTACGCCAGAACTGATTCGGAATACACATTTATTGCTGATGATGGACTCTTGATCCCCGACGATCAGGATGTCATCACTTTACGGCTTGGAGGTGGCTTTCATGTCCCGATGTCGACTTCCACGGACCTGGTTGTCCGGGGCGCCTACATGGATGTCGATTTTGGCGATTACAATCTTGGCGCCACTGAAAACAGCGACATCAACAGTGATGACGACCTGGAGGATGCTATTCGAGACCTGAACGACGATAGCAGTGACGGATACTTCGCCGACGTCGGGATACGATCACAGATCACGGATTGGCTTGAACTGGGCGGTGGTGCCCGCTATACAGATCTGGATACAGGCGATGATCTGGCTATCTTTGGTAACGCCCTGGTTGAAACAGGTGGGAATTTTGGAATCAGCATCGGCGCGGATTTTTATGACGATCTGACCACTTATGCAATTGGCCTGCGCTACTCATTTTAGGGAACCTCCGATTAATTAGGTTTCACGACTCTTGATAGACATAAAACCGGGACCGTACCGACTTTAAAGAGTCAGCTGATCCCATTTCCGTATCAGCTCAGCGCAGCTAAGGTAAACCACAAAAAGAGGAGATTTTAACTATGAAACTTACTAACCAGAAGCGACTAAAGACCGCATCGGCTTTCATGCTTGTCGCCTGCATTATCATAACGGGTGTGCGCGTTCCCATGGCCGCCGCTGATATCGTCACTTCCACTCAACTGGCAGAGCAGACACAGATTTCCGAGCAGCGCGACCGGGTCAATAGCCTTCTGGCTCGAACCGATGTTATGGCGCAACTATCCCAACTTGGCGTAAATCCGACCGATCTGAAGCAGCGTGTCGACGTACTAACGGATCAGGAAGTCAGAGAACTGCAGCAACGAATAGATGAGCTTCCGGCCGGGGGCAGCATCCTGGGTGTCGCGATTGGCTTGATCGTGATTTTTCTACTGCTGGATATGGCCGGAGCAACAGACGTCTTTCCTGATGTCTGACAGTCGTATAAGCGTCACAGCAAGTCATGCAACGGAAAATACGCAATCGCCTGACGGCCCTGTTATTCGCAGGGCTGCTCTGTGCCTGCCATGCTACGCCGCAAACCGACAGCCTCGATAGAGATTGGCCGGAGCTATTGGCAGATTCTTCCACGATTGACGAATTGCCTTTCTTCCCCCAGGAACAATACCAGTGTGGACCAGCAGCACTGGCTACAGTCCTAAACGCAAGTGGGTTGGCAGTCCTGCCGGAAGATCTTGTGAGTCAGGTATACGTACCCGGCCGCCGTGGTAGTTTTCAGGCTGAAATGGCAGCGACGGCGCGAACTAGGGGCAGAATCGCTTATCAACTACAACCGCACCTGTCGGTACTCTTCCGTGAGGTGAGCGCCGGGAATCCGGTGCTGGTTCTGCAAAACCTCGGACTCGAGAGCCTTCCGAAATGGCATTTCGCCGTACTGAAAGGCTATGATCGCGCCAGTAATCAGGTTATCCTGAACTCGGGCGTTACGGAAAATTACCGTGTCCGATTGCGAATTTTTGAGCGAACCTGGACTCGAGCTGATCGCTGGGCCGTCACGACTACATCACCGGACACGCTACCTGCGACCGCCGAGCCTGATAAGTATTTCCAGAGCCTGGTTGACCTGGAACACAGTAACTCCGACTTTGACACTTTGTATTTTGCTTACCAGCATTCCTTGGAAAAATGGCCTACACATAGAGAATTACTGATGGGGCAAGGTAATTTATTGCTCCGGAATGGCCTGCACCGGCTGGCTATCAGCAGCTATCGCACTCTGTTGGTCGCGCATCCAAAGTTCGGTCCAGCACACAACAACCTCGCGCACAGTCTGGTTAAGACTGGACAATTCGATGCAGCCAGAAAACATGCTCTGATTGCAATCCAGTTTAGTGATCAGTATGTGGAGATTTACAGAAGAACCCTGATGGAAATTTCAACACTCGAGTCAAGCGGCTCTCACCAGCCCAATTTCTGACAAAATGAAATGGGATTTTGTCAGGTTGACATCGCCCCTTATTTTTCACCTGGTCTACTCGACTCCTTAACGGTACTTAGCAATAAACGATAGTCTGCCGAACATATCCTATGTCTCTTCTTTGAACGACTCAAGCCGCTCTATCCCGGGCTACCAAGTTAAGGACAAGCCGCGTGCCAGAAATAGAGATCCTATCTGAGAAGATCTGTTAGTCGTTCCAGAACCCTTCCCATTACGCTTTCCTACCAGCAAATGCAAAACAGGCTCGAACAGCTCAGGGCACCGATAGACATGGCCCGGTCGGTGATACGGAAGCCGCAGTACTGGCTGGACAATACCGCCGCATCCAACTTGCTGAGTCAAAAAACCCCCGCGAAGCGAGGGTTAAAGGGCTTTTCAGCCCTGGGGACCGACGCGCCCTCCCTGGCATCGAAAGCAACAAAGGCGCAGAATCAGTTGCCGGCCTGTGCGTTATGTTGCAACAGCTGCACAATAATATGGTAGTCAGATTCGTCGACAGCCGATGCGTCATCGCCGTCGTTTCCCGGGGTGAGATTCAGGCCGGCAATAGAGTTTTCTGCTTCGCCCCTGCTGACAACACCATCGTCGTTAGCATCGTTGATGTTAGCACCAGGCAGTGCTTCAGCGGCCTCGTCAGCGTTCAGCACACCGTTGTCATTATTGTCTGCATCCTTAAAACTGGCTATTTCTTCCTGTTGCGCCAAGACTGGAAATGCAGCAGCTAAAGCCAGCGGTAAGATTGATTTAATCAGTGTTTTCATGTCACTCCTCCATATTTCGAATTGGAAAATTAATTCCGGGTCGTTTAAATAGTGGGATCTGACCCTTGTAGAAGCAGGAGCAAACGTCGTGCCACTTTACAGACCGGCCTGGAGGCCGCATCATCAGAACACCCTGAAAAAGAAGCGGAGATTCCGGTCCCCCGAACCTGTCGTCAAAACCCATCATTTTGATGCGTATCTCGCTAACTCTTTGGAATACGGGTATTTGTATGTCGGGTGAAACCAACACGGGCGAAGAACGATGGGTGCTGCAGGACCCGGCTCATTATTGACCCCGAGCCTCAAGGCATTATAAGTTCAGGCTGGCGAAGCGGGAGCACTGACAGAGGGAAACTTGGTGTCGGACTTCAAAACAAGACCAAGGACACGCGCAGCAGACCCTTCGCATATGCGAATTCTGGAAAAGAAACCTGCACGAGTGGCAACATATTTTAAAAACGAGAAGACCCGATATGCAGCTTGGCAGATATATTTTTTACCGGGATAATAGTGCCGTCTGCGTTTTTAGCAGGGTCGCCGGGCTTGAGGAGCTAGTTGTCGATGAAAAACTTATGGTTCTCCAGAAGTCCCGATAGATGCTCTGCTGGTAGTCGGTCGCCTATCATCTAGCTCGGCAACGGCATACTTCGGAGATACCGCCAATTCTTCCTATCGGCTGTTTCGTGATAACCTTTCTACAATTCGGCGGCAGTCCGGCAATAACTGATATACCGGCACTATAATTCTGGCCTCCCGTCCCTGCGGCAGGCAAAGCCGAATCACCTAATTCAATGCTGCTACAGGATAAGAATTCAGCGTGTTATCTTCCATTAAAGTGAGAAGCAGGAATCTTTGGGAGCGTCTCAGCACCAGTTTCTGGCTTATTCCCTCGCTGATGTCCCTGGCGGCAATCACCTTGTTCGGGATCATTACTTATATGGATCGGCAGTTCACGCTGCCCTCTCCATTCATACTCAATTTTTTCGAACCGGTTGGCGGCAGCGGCGCCCGGGTGATTCTATCCACGATAGCCGGCTCCACAATTACTATTGTCGGCACGGTATTTTCCATCACGATACTGACCTTGACACTGGCATCCAACCAGTTCGGACCACGACTCCTGAAAAACTTTATACGCAGCAGGGGCAATCAGTTTGTTCTGGGCAGCCTGATTGCGACTTTTATTTTCGCATTGTGTGTGCTCACCACAATCCAGCCACAGAACAAACCGGAATTCGTTCCCAGGCTGGCTGTCGATATCGCTGTTGTCCTGGCCCTGGTCAATGTCGGAATACTCATTTACTTTATCCACCACGTTGCTGTTTCCATTCAGGCAGACAATGTAATTCGTGAGGTAACGACAACGTTACTGGCCCAGATTGAGACATCCATGCCTGAAATGGCAGACAGAGAGACCAGTGACTCCGTTCCCTCAGGGACAGAGAAGAACTGGAATTCCAGCGACACTCTGGAACTTGTATCCAAGGACTGGGGCTATATTCAGGCACTGGAGCGAGGAACCTTGCTGAGCGTGGCCTGTAAGTTCAATCTTGTCATCGAAGTTCTTGAAAGGCCCGGTGCCTATGTATCCCAGGGACAGGTGCTTGGACGAGTAAATGCGCTGGAAAAACTCGACGACAAGGTTCTGCAACGCCTTGTCCGAGCATTTGTCATTGGCAATCAGCGGTCGCCAGAGCAGGACCTTGAGTATGCAATTCACCAGTTGGTGGAAGTTGCGGTGCGCGCCCTGTCCCCCGGCATTAATGACCCCTATACAGCTATGGCCTGTATCGACCATCTTGGCAGTGCTTTCTCGCTAATTGCGAGACGCCGCTGTCCTGCTGACAGGCTGCTTGACGACAAAGGCTATCTGCGCGTCACCCTGCCTGCCTTTTCGTTTGAGAGAGCCGTATCCGCTGGCCTGAACCAGGTCAGACAACATGCTGCCGGCAACGCAGCCGTGTTAATAAGAATTCTGGAGGTATTGAAAACGGTTCTGGACAATACCGGCGACAGCGCCCATCAGAAAATCCTGCAGCACCATGCCAAAATTGTTATGGATACTGCCCAGTCAACTATTGCACAGGAAGCGGATCGGGAAGATGCCAGGATACGCTGGAAGCAATTCGAAACCTC is part of the Gammaproteobacteria bacterium genome and harbors:
- a CDS encoding outer membrane beta-barrel protein, with translation MPLRRTALCSLLALSLIPAAAQAAEEISYSFLEIDYIAQDIDGNGEGNVFDNFVEDFEDGDGYGFKGSISLGSNFFIFGNYARTDSEYTFIADDGLLIPDDQDVITLRLGGGFHVPMSTSTDLVVRGAYMDVDFGDYNLGATENSDINSDDDLEDAIRDLNDDSSDGYFADVGIRSQITDWLELGGGARYTDLDTGDDLAIFGNALVETGGNFGISIGADFYDDLTTYAIGLRYSF
- a CDS encoding PA2779 family protein; the protein is MKLTNQKRLKTASAFMLVACIIITGVRVPMAAADIVTSTQLAEQTQISEQRDRVNSLLARTDVMAQLSQLGVNPTDLKQRVDVLTDQEVRELQQRIDELPAGGSILGVAIGLIVIFLLLDMAGATDVFPDV
- a CDS encoding PA2778 family cysteine peptidase; amino-acid sequence: MQRKIRNRLTALLFAGLLCACHATPQTDSLDRDWPELLADSSTIDELPFFPQEQYQCGPAALATVLNASGLAVLPEDLVSQVYVPGRRGSFQAEMAATARTRGRIAYQLQPHLSVLFREVSAGNPVLVLQNLGLESLPKWHFAVLKGYDRASNQVILNSGVTENYRVRLRIFERTWTRADRWAVTTTSPDTLPATAEPDKYFQSLVDLEHSNSDFDTLYFAYQHSLEKWPTHRELLMGQGNLLLRNGLHRLAISSYRTLLVAHPKFGPAHNNLAHSLVKTGQFDAARKHALIAIQFSDQYVEIYRRTLMEISTLESSGSHQPNF
- a CDS encoding DUF2254 domain-containing protein; protein product: MLSSIKVRSRNLWERLSTSFWLIPSLMSLAAITLFGIITYMDRQFTLPSPFILNFFEPVGGSGARVILSTIAGSTITIVGTVFSITILTLTLASNQFGPRLLKNFIRSRGNQFVLGSLIATFIFALCVLTTIQPQNKPEFVPRLAVDIAVVLALVNVGILIYFIHHVAVSIQADNVIREVTTTLLAQIETSMPEMADRETSDSVPSGTEKNWNSSDTLELVSKDWGYIQALERGTLLSVACKFNLVIEVLERPGAYVSQGQVLGRVNALEKLDDKVLQRLVRAFVIGNQRSPEQDLEYAIHQLVEVAVRALSPGINDPYTAMACIDHLGSAFSLIARRRCPADRLLDDKGYLRVTLPAFSFERAVSAGLNQVRQHAAGNAAVLIRILEVLKTVLDNTGDSAHQKILQHHAKIVMDTAQSTIAQEADREDARIRWKQFETSND